In a genomic window of Myxococcaceae bacterium JPH2:
- the hisD gene encoding histidinol dehydrogenase — MSTSLLKYRGALAELDPESRRALMQRSSATDAHVTEQVRSVIARVRAEGDAALFALARQFDRVELAALEVPRVRWDAALASLSQPLRAALSRAVGNIARAHAAQRPRTVEVETEPGVLVGRRPDPLGRVGVYAPGGRAAYPSSVLMGVVPAKVAGVGEIIVCSPPGPNGLPSPGVLAAAALAGADRVFALGGAGAVAAMAYGTSTVPRVDRIVGPGNAYVAAAKLQVVDAVGIDAPAGPSELLVVADATASPEAVAREMVAQAEHDPDACCVALALGDELAQAIVDAVDRLAGEARRDAIVAAALAGQGAVLSVASLDEVWPFVSDFAPEHLLIATAAPQADLARVRNAGTVFLGERSSVAFGDYLTGANHVLPTAGLARVYSGLSALDFFRWTTYQRVERSAAVSLAGDVGAMADAEGLYAHGDAARAWRLG, encoded by the coding sequence ATGAGCACGTCCCTCCTGAAGTATCGCGGTGCCCTCGCGGAACTCGACCCCGAGTCTCGTCGGGCCTTGATGCAGCGCTCCTCCGCGACGGACGCGCACGTGACGGAGCAGGTCCGTTCGGTCATCGCCCGAGTGCGCGCGGAAGGCGACGCGGCCCTCTTCGCGCTCGCGCGCCAGTTCGACCGGGTGGAGCTGGCGGCCCTGGAGGTGCCTCGCGTGCGGTGGGACGCGGCGCTCGCGAGCCTGTCTCAGCCCCTGCGCGCCGCGCTCTCCCGAGCCGTGGGCAACATCGCCCGAGCCCACGCCGCCCAACGTCCTCGCACGGTGGAGGTGGAGACCGAGCCGGGCGTGTTGGTGGGCCGCAGACCGGATCCGTTGGGACGCGTGGGCGTCTACGCGCCGGGCGGTAGGGCCGCGTATCCCAGCAGCGTGCTCATGGGCGTGGTGCCCGCGAAGGTCGCGGGCGTCGGCGAGATCATCGTGTGCTCGCCGCCCGGACCCAATGGCCTGCCGAGCCCCGGAGTGCTCGCGGCAGCGGCCTTGGCGGGAGCGGATCGCGTCTTCGCCTTGGGCGGCGCGGGCGCGGTGGCCGCCATGGCCTACGGCACGAGCACGGTGCCACGGGTGGATCGCATCGTGGGGCCGGGCAATGCCTATGTCGCGGCGGCGAAGCTGCAGGTCGTGGACGCGGTGGGCATCGATGCTCCCGCCGGCCCGAGTGAGCTGCTGGTGGTGGCCGACGCCACCGCGAGCCCTGAGGCCGTCGCGCGAGAGATGGTCGCGCAGGCGGAGCACGACCCGGATGCATGCTGTGTCGCGCTGGCGCTGGGGGACGAGTTGGCGCAAGCGATTGTCGACGCGGTGGATCGCCTGGCGGGAGAGGCGAGGCGGGATGCCATCGTCGCCGCCGCGCTGGCCGGGCAGGGCGCGGTGCTGAGCGTGGCCTCGCTGGATGAAGTCTGGCCCTTCGTGTCGGACTTCGCGCCCGAGCACCTGCTCATCGCCACCGCCGCGCCCCAGGCCGACCTGGCGAGGGTGCGCAACGCGGGGACGGTCTTCCTGGGCGAGCGCTCCTCCGTGGCCTTCGGCGACTACTTGACCGGGGCGAACCATGTGCTGCCCACCGCGGGGTTGGCGCGGGTGTACTCGGGCTTGAGCGCGCTCGATTTCTTCCGATGGACCACCTACCAGCGGGTGGAGCGCTCCGCGGCGGTGTCCCTGGCCGGCGACGTGGGGGCCATGGCGGATGCCGAGGGCCTGTATGCGCACGGCGACGCGGCGCGGGCCTGGAGGCTGGGATGA
- a CDS encoding ATP phosphoribosyltransferase yields the protein MMLKIALPNKGRLSEEIRELFHDAGLEVRARGERALSASLGGQFEALFVRAQDIPEFVADGAAHAGVTGWDLVSEAGRPVELLRDLEFGRCRLVVAAREDSGIATEADVVDGMRVASCFPRLTQAHFDQVGRSVTVVPVSGAAEIAPRLGIADLVVDLTSTGSTLRMNGLREVSTVLESSARLVACQGNDADARQALDELSRALGSVIAARCRRYLMANVPKQELGRVREVLPGLNGPTVVDVLDGGRFVAVHAVVLARTLDATIRALKSLGCEGILVTRIERLMA from the coding sequence TTGATGCTGAAGATCGCCCTGCCCAACAAAGGCCGTCTGTCCGAGGAGATCCGCGAGCTGTTCCACGACGCGGGATTGGAGGTGCGCGCCAGGGGAGAGCGCGCGCTGTCCGCGTCGCTGGGCGGCCAGTTCGAGGCCCTCTTCGTGCGGGCCCAGGACATCCCCGAGTTCGTCGCGGATGGCGCGGCGCATGCCGGCGTCACGGGTTGGGACCTCGTGAGTGAGGCGGGACGTCCGGTGGAGCTGCTGCGCGACCTGGAGTTCGGCCGCTGTCGTCTGGTGGTGGCGGCCCGCGAGGACAGCGGCATCGCGACCGAGGCGGACGTGGTGGACGGCATGCGGGTGGCGAGCTGCTTCCCCCGACTGACGCAGGCTCACTTCGACCAGGTGGGGCGCAGCGTGACGGTGGTGCCGGTGTCGGGGGCGGCGGAGATCGCGCCGCGCCTGGGGATCGCGGACCTCGTGGTGGACCTCACGTCCACGGGCTCGACGTTGCGGATGAACGGGCTGCGCGAGGTGTCCACCGTGTTGGAGTCGAGCGCCCGGCTCGTCGCCTGCCAGGGCAATGACGCGGACGCGAGGCAGGCGTTGGATGAGCTGTCGCGAGCGCTGGGCTCGGTGATCGCCGCGCGCTGCCGGCGCTACCTCATGGCGAACGTGCCCAAGCAGGAGCTGGGGCGCGTGCGCGAGGTGCTCCCCGGACTCAACGGGCCCACGGTGGTGGACGTCCTCGATGGGGGGCGCTTCGTGGCGGTGCACGCCGTCGTGCTGGCGCGGACACTCGACGCAACCATCCGCGCGCTGAAGTCACTGGGTTGTGAAGGCATCCTCGTCACCCGCATCGAGAGGCTGATGGCATGA
- the thiO gene encoding glycine oxidase ThiO → MQDTEVIVVGGGVMGCGIALRLRQGGARVTVLERSIPGAEASSAAAGILAPQWESEGPGAFMDLCLRSRALYGSFAAELRELTGVDVGYRPCGLLKAVFDEAGVHHLEATVGWQRGLGLRAERLDGAQARALEPQLSPRVVAAAHFPDDHHVDNRLLVRALTMAAARVGTTFQSGHVRGVVHENGRAVGVDLDGQVLRADAVVLAAGSWSALVPGAGVAAQAVRPARGQMVQFQTRLPLLERIVTSEKGYLVPRVDGRVIAGSTMELVGFDKQVTAAGVARILDMALELCPELAQAPITETWAGFRPWTEDHLPYLGGGPTPGLFLATGHFRNGILLAPITAKLVAEAVLGQPPSVDLAPFRYDRPPARLPA, encoded by the coding sequence ATGCAAGACACGGAAGTCATCGTGGTGGGTGGCGGCGTCATGGGCTGCGGCATCGCGCTGCGGCTGCGACAAGGTGGCGCTCGCGTCACCGTGCTCGAGCGCTCCATCCCCGGCGCCGAGGCATCGAGCGCCGCGGCCGGAATCCTCGCGCCGCAGTGGGAGTCCGAGGGCCCCGGAGCCTTCATGGATCTGTGCCTGAGAAGTCGCGCGCTCTATGGGAGCTTCGCCGCGGAGCTGCGCGAGCTGACCGGCGTGGACGTGGGCTATCGCCCGTGCGGCCTGCTCAAGGCGGTGTTCGACGAGGCCGGCGTGCATCACCTGGAGGCCACCGTCGGTTGGCAGCGCGGACTGGGCTTGCGCGCCGAGCGACTCGATGGCGCGCAGGCTCGTGCCCTGGAGCCCCAGCTGTCGCCTCGGGTCGTGGCCGCGGCGCACTTCCCGGATGATCACCACGTGGACAACCGGCTGCTCGTGCGCGCCCTCACCATGGCCGCGGCGCGAGTGGGCACCACGTTCCAGAGCGGCCACGTGCGCGGCGTGGTGCACGAGAACGGGCGCGCGGTGGGCGTCGACCTGGATGGCCAGGTGCTGCGCGCGGACGCGGTGGTGCTCGCGGCTGGCTCGTGGTCCGCCCTGGTTCCCGGCGCGGGCGTGGCCGCGCAGGCGGTGCGGCCGGCTCGCGGACAGATGGTGCAGTTCCAGACACGGCTTCCGTTGCTGGAGCGCATCGTCACGTCGGAGAAGGGCTACCTGGTGCCCCGCGTGGACGGGCGTGTCATCGCTGGGAGCACCATGGAGCTGGTCGGCTTCGACAAGCAGGTGACGGCCGCCGGTGTGGCCCGCATCCTCGACATGGCCCTGGAGCTGTGCCCCGAGCTGGCCCAGGCCCCCATCACCGAGACCTGGGCGGGCTTCCGCCCCTGGACCGAGGACCACCTGCCCTACCTGGGAGGGGGGCCCACCCCCGGCCTCTTCCTGGCCACCGGACACTTCCGCAACGGCATCCTCCTGGCCCCCATCACCGCGAAACTCGTCGCCGAGGCGGTGCTGGGACAGCCTCCTTCCGTGGACCTGGCGCCGTTCCGGTATGATCGGCCGCCCGCCCGCCTGCCCGCGTGA
- a CDS encoding response regulator, with amino-acid sequence MEAIPPAPPRILIVDDDDSVRDVISVLLREEGYNCVVASGAEMALDVAGEEDTPLVISDMKMPGRDGLWLLENLRERLPDTSVIMLTGYGDTESAVDCLRRGAVDYLLKPPKLTDLIRAIERALAKRRIEMARKRYQKKLERKVRDRTAELRTALRDIANTYQNTLLALVAALDAREHETSDHSLRVVSYTSAIAHRMGIHGKELDEIGRGALLHDIGKIGVPDAVLLKPGKLTPDEWLEMRKHPEIGFQMIQNIPFLSTPAQIVLSHQERYDGAGYPRNLQRQEIHVGARIFAVADTLDAMTSDRPYRKGTSFANAIQEIKRCANTQFDPDVVRAFLDIGEEGLIRIKEEMAQRKLQPLQVEAEALEAEAELARLTDTEDDAETTAPGNRPPAGTSAEEQLKVAVRSATGTKG; translated from the coding sequence GTGGAAGCCATCCCTCCTGCCCCGCCTCGAATCCTGATCGTCGACGATGACGACTCCGTCCGGGACGTCATCTCCGTCCTCCTCCGGGAGGAGGGCTACAACTGTGTCGTGGCCAGCGGCGCCGAGATGGCGCTGGATGTCGCGGGCGAAGAGGACACGCCGCTCGTCATCAGCGACATGAAGATGCCGGGCCGGGATGGGCTCTGGCTGCTGGAGAACCTGCGCGAGCGGCTGCCGGACACGTCCGTCATCATGCTCACCGGCTACGGCGACACCGAGTCCGCGGTGGACTGTCTGCGCCGTGGCGCGGTGGACTACCTGCTCAAGCCACCCAAGCTGACCGACCTCATCCGCGCCATCGAGCGCGCGTTGGCCAAGCGGCGCATCGAGATGGCGCGCAAGCGCTACCAGAAGAAGCTCGAGCGCAAGGTGCGCGACCGCACCGCCGAGCTGCGCACCGCACTGCGCGACATCGCGAACACGTACCAGAACACCCTCTTGGCCCTGGTGGCGGCGCTGGACGCGCGCGAGCACGAGACGAGCGACCACTCGCTGCGCGTGGTGAGCTACACGAGCGCCATCGCGCATCGCATGGGCATCCACGGCAAGGAGCTGGATGAGATTGGCCGTGGCGCCCTCCTGCACGACATCGGGAAGATTGGCGTGCCCGACGCGGTGCTGCTCAAGCCCGGCAAGCTGACTCCCGACGAGTGGTTGGAGATGCGGAAGCATCCGGAGATCGGCTTCCAGATGATCCAGAACATCCCCTTCCTCTCCACGCCGGCGCAGATCGTCCTGTCCCATCAGGAGCGCTACGACGGAGCGGGCTACCCTCGCAATCTCCAGCGCCAGGAGATCCACGTGGGCGCGCGCATCTTCGCGGTGGCGGACACCCTGGACGCGATGACGAGCGATCGCCCGTACCGCAAGGGGACGTCGTTCGCGAACGCCATCCAGGAGATCAAGCGCTGCGCCAACACCCAGTTTGATCCGGACGTGGTGCGCGCCTTCCTGGACATCGGCGAGGAGGGCCTCATCCGCATCAAGGAGGAGATGGCCCAGCGCAAGCTCCAGCCCCTCCAGGTGGAGGCGGAGGCCCTGGAGGCCGAGGCGGAGCTGGCGCGGCTGACGGATACAGAGGACGACGCGGAGACGACCGCTCCGGGCAACCGCCCGCCCGCGGGCACTTCCGCGGAGGAGCAGCTCAAGGTGGCCGTGCGTTCGGCCACGGGAACCAAGGGCTGA
- the moaA gene encoding GTP 3',8-cyclase MoaA yields MTELQTTPLAPPLRDAQGRVMTYLRLSVTDRCNFRCAYCSPASWGGRKDLLTAEEFARIASVFARMGIRRVRLTGGEPLIRPDILDIAQRIAALPGVAHLAITTNASRLETLALPLREAGVSQLNLSLDTLEAATFRSISRQGDLDAVLRGIDAAAHAGFASLKLNVVVMRGVNDTEVPALVAYAHARGITPRFIELMPFGQGTPVPTAELLERLQDAGLSLTPEPAEPGTSDTAGPAHYWRTDSGRVGFISPLTRNFCGGCNRVRVASNGDLRSCLGGRAQAPLHQLIRGGASDEELALAVRRALGDKPEGHRFTDAGNGATLLPMMGIGG; encoded by the coding sequence ATGACCGAACTCCAGACGACTCCGCTCGCACCCCCTCTGCGCGACGCGCAGGGGCGCGTCATGACGTACCTGCGGCTGAGCGTCACGGACCGCTGCAACTTCCGCTGCGCCTACTGCTCACCGGCCTCATGGGGCGGGCGCAAGGATTTGCTCACCGCGGAGGAGTTCGCGCGCATCGCCTCCGTCTTCGCGCGCATGGGCATCCGCCGCGTGCGCCTCACCGGCGGCGAGCCGCTCATCCGGCCCGACATCCTCGACATCGCCCAGCGGATCGCGGCGCTGCCCGGCGTGGCGCACCTGGCGATCACCACCAACGCCAGCCGCTTGGAGACGCTCGCCCTGCCCTTGCGTGAGGCGGGCGTCAGCCAGCTCAACCTGAGCCTGGACACGCTCGAGGCCGCGACGTTCCGCAGCATCTCCCGGCAGGGAGACCTGGACGCGGTGCTGCGGGGAATCGACGCGGCGGCGCACGCGGGGTTCGCCTCGCTCAAGCTCAACGTCGTCGTGATGCGCGGCGTGAACGACACCGAGGTCCCCGCGCTGGTGGCCTACGCGCACGCGCGCGGCATCACCCCGCGCTTCATCGAGCTCATGCCCTTTGGCCAGGGCACGCCCGTGCCCACCGCGGAGCTGCTGGAGCGACTCCAGGACGCGGGGCTGTCGCTCACGCCCGAGCCCGCGGAGCCCGGCACGTCCGACACGGCCGGCCCCGCCCATTACTGGCGCACCGACTCGGGGCGCGTGGGCTTCATCTCCCCGCTGACGCGCAACTTCTGCGGCGGGTGCAACCGCGTGCGCGTGGCGTCGAACGGGGACCTGAGGAGCTGCCTGGGGGGACGTGCCCAGGCGCCGCTGCATCAGCTCATCCGCGGCGGTGCCAGCGACGAGGAGCTGGCGCTGGCGGTGCGGCGCGCGCTCGGCGACAAGCCCGAGGGCCATCGCTTCACCGACGCCGGCAACGGCGCCACGCTGCTGCCCATGATGGGCATTGGCGGCTGA
- a CDS encoding DUF4870 domain-containing protein, whose translation MESQQQEMMGSFITGTPVPTQDEKTMAMLAHIGTVVANLFMGFGFLVPLFLMMTKGKESSYIRAHAVESLNFQITCVIAGLVGGATACLGVGLVLLAVVFIGAVVFGIIGGLKANEGQLYKYPFALRLVK comes from the coding sequence ATGGAGTCTCAGCAGCAGGAGATGATGGGCTCGTTCATCACGGGGACCCCGGTGCCCACGCAGGATGAGAAGACGATGGCGATGCTGGCGCACATCGGCACGGTGGTCGCCAACCTCTTCATGGGCTTTGGCTTCCTGGTCCCGCTGTTCCTGATGATGACCAAGGGCAAGGAGTCGTCCTACATCCGGGCGCACGCGGTCGAGTCGCTGAACTTCCAGATCACCTGCGTCATCGCCGGTCTGGTGGGCGGCGCCACGGCGTGCCTGGGCGTGGGCCTGGTGCTGCTGGCCGTGGTGTTCATCGGCGCGGTCGTCTTCGGCATCATCGGTGGCCTGAAGGCGAACGAGGGGCAGCTCTACAAGTACCCCTTCGCGCTGCGACTGGTGAAGTAG